In the genome of Staphylococcus durrellii, one region contains:
- the recJ gene encoding single-stranded-DNA-specific exonuclease RecJ, translating to MIKPKYNWDYNTPDNEILEEYVKKLKLTPLVKQILESKNIVECDEIEALFSNNVINHDPWLLSDMKKTVDRINLAIDKNEKILVYGDYDADGVTSTTILVSTLRELGAHVGWYIPNRFSEGYGPNEMAFKNAYDEGISLIITVDNGIQGHKEIESVQSLGVDVIVTDHHEIGRTMPDAFAIVHPMHPEFDYPFQYLCGAGVAYKLTQALLSQPPRQFLGLVAIGTIADLVSLTDENRSLVKQGLSVLNDQCPVSIKAILNQASYTDDINEETIGFIIGPRLNAVGRLEDAGLAAELLMTDEMEEATFLAEQVEFFNQERKDIVASITEEALAMAKEQVQQQAKFLLLAKEDWHEGVLGIVASKIVETYSLPTLILNIDEVQNHAKGSARSIEQVSMFEILTAHSDLISKFGGHHMAAGVTMPIDNIQDLSHGLNLWMEELATSTSLEPSKKIDVKVNEADINVGNIQDIHKLRPFGTDFESPCFELSDITVHHSKGIGQENKHLKLSLGKSNLQALYWQYGHLSNQLNTEQPVSIIGTLQINEWNGHKSPQFMIQDLASNKLQILDYRSKNKLSVIDENDASTAFLIHHHNDKLGDNYYFYGENIQHNYEKYVFRDLPSTIDDIKNSLKSVKASQIYLMLNHQQSIYFEGMPKMESFKQCFKALATKGETNLAQDGMHLSEFLNIKPNMLKFILKVFLDLEFINDDNGIITVNNQSQKQAIDTSKLYRARLDRIEVEEILLYQDINQLKEWLIAELAC from the coding sequence ATGATTAAACCAAAGTATAATTGGGATTATAATACACCTGATAATGAAATTTTGGAAGAATATGTAAAGAAATTGAAACTAACTCCTCTTGTTAAACAAATATTAGAGAGTAAAAATATAGTTGAATGTGATGAAATTGAAGCTCTATTTAGTAACAACGTTATAAACCATGATCCATGGCTACTTAGTGATATGAAAAAAACTGTAGACCGTATTAATTTAGCTATCGATAAAAACGAAAAAATTCTTGTCTATGGAGATTACGATGCTGATGGTGTAACCTCGACAACAATTTTAGTATCTACTTTGAGAGAATTAGGTGCTCATGTGGGTTGGTACATACCGAATCGTTTTTCTGAAGGATATGGACCGAATGAAATGGCATTTAAAAATGCATATGACGAAGGTATATCGCTTATAATTACAGTAGATAATGGGATACAAGGACATAAAGAGATTGAGAGTGTGCAATCATTGGGCGTAGATGTAATTGTTACAGATCATCATGAAATAGGCAGAACTATGCCTGATGCTTTTGCAATTGTACATCCTATGCATCCAGAATTTGATTATCCGTTTCAATATCTATGTGGTGCAGGAGTAGCATATAAATTAACGCAAGCATTATTATCACAACCTCCACGACAATTTTTAGGTTTAGTTGCAATAGGAACTATTGCAGACTTAGTATCGTTAACAGATGAAAATCGTTCGCTTGTAAAACAAGGTCTTAGTGTACTTAACGACCAATGTCCAGTATCTATAAAAGCAATATTAAATCAAGCGAGTTACACGGATGATATAAACGAAGAGACCATTGGTTTTATTATTGGTCCAAGACTTAATGCGGTAGGTAGATTAGAAGATGCTGGTTTAGCTGCCGAATTGCTTATGACTGATGAAATGGAAGAGGCAACATTTTTAGCGGAACAGGTTGAGTTCTTTAACCAAGAACGTAAAGATATTGTAGCTTCTATTACTGAAGAAGCATTAGCAATGGCTAAAGAGCAAGTTCAGCAACAAGCGAAATTCTTACTCCTTGCTAAAGAAGATTGGCATGAAGGAGTATTAGGCATTGTTGCATCAAAAATTGTCGAAACTTATAGTTTACCGACGCTAATTTTAAATATTGACGAGGTACAAAATCATGCTAAAGGCTCTGCGCGTAGTATTGAACAAGTATCAATGTTTGAAATTTTAACTGCACATTCCGATTTAATATCAAAATTTGGCGGTCATCATATGGCGGCCGGAGTGACGATGCCCATAGACAATATTCAAGACTTATCTCATGGCTTAAATCTATGGATGGAAGAGCTAGCCACTTCAACTTCGTTGGAACCTTCTAAAAAAATTGATGTAAAAGTAAATGAGGCAGATATTAACGTTGGTAATATTCAAGACATTCATAAATTAAGACCTTTTGGTACTGATTTTGAAAGTCCATGTTTTGAGTTGTCTGACATTACAGTGCATCATTCTAAAGGTATAGGACAAGAAAATAAACATTTGAAGTTATCTCTGGGTAAGAGTAATTTACAAGCATTATATTGGCAATATGGACATTTAAGCAATCAGTTGAATACTGAACAACCAGTAAGTATCATTGGTACACTTCAAATAAATGAATGGAATGGTCATAAGTCACCGCAATTTATGATACAAGATTTGGCGAGCAATAAGTTACAAATACTAGATTACCGCAGTAAAAATAAACTGTCAGTTATTGATGAAAATGATGCATCAACTGCATTTCTGATACATCACCATAATGACAAATTAGGAGATAACTACTATTTTTACGGTGAAAATATTCAACATAACTATGAAAAATATGTCTTTAGAGATCTACCATCAACAATAGATGATATTAAAAACAGTTTAAAAAGTGTCAAAGCCTCGCAAATATATTTAATGTTAAATCATCAACAATCTATATACTTTGAAGGAATGCCTAAAATGGAAAGCTTTAAACAATGTTTTAAAGCTTTAGCAACAAAAGGCGAAACAAACCTAGCTCAAGATGGTATGCACCTAAGTGAATTTTTAAATATAAAACCTAATATGTTGAAATTTATATTAAAAGTATTTTTAGATTTAGAGTTTATAAATGACGATAATGGTATAATTACAGTAAATAATCAATCTCAAAAACAGGCTATTGATACAAGTAAATTATACCGAGCGAGATTAGATAGAATAGAAGTTGAAGAAATTTTATTATACCAAGATATAAACCAATTAAAAGAATGGCTTATAGCCGAATTGGCATGTTAA
- a CDS encoding adenine phosphoribosyltransferase, with protein MDLKQYVSEVQDWPKKGVNFKDITTIMDNGEAYGYATDQIVEYAKEKDVDVVVGPEARGFIIGCPVAYSMGIGFAPVRKEGKLPREVIRYEYELEYGKNILTMHKDAILPGQRVLITDDLLATGGTIEAAIKLVEKLGGIVVGIAFIIELKYLKGIEKIKDYDVMSLISYDE; from the coding sequence ATGGATTTAAAGCAATACGTATCAGAAGTTCAAGATTGGCCAAAAAAAGGAGTTAACTTTAAAGATATTACAACAATTATGGATAATGGTGAAGCATATGGCTATGCAACTGACCAAATCGTCGAATATGCTAAAGAAAAAGATGTAGATGTCGTTGTTGGACCTGAAGCTAGAGGATTTATTATTGGTTGTCCAGTAGCTTACTCTATGGGTATAGGATTTGCTCCGGTACGAAAAGAAGGTAAATTACCACGCGAAGTTATTAGATATGAGTATGAATTAGAATATGGTAAGAATATATTAACAATGCACAAAGATGCTATTCTACCAGGTCAACGTGTATTAATTACAGATGATTTATTAGCGACAGGTGGCACAATTGAGGCGGCTATCAAATTAGTCGAAAAACTTGGTGGTATTGTAGTAGGTATTGCATTTATCATTGAATTAAAATATTTAAAAGGGATTGAAAAAATTAAAGACTATGATGTTATGAGCTTAATTTCTTACGATGAATAA